The DNA window TCAAGAAAAATACTAACCGCAGGGGCTTTGAATAACAGTAAAATGGGCTTACCAACGACTAATGACAAACGTGCGCAACTACTTTGGGTTACGCAAGCATTTAGTCGTAAGCCACTAGTGAGTTCGACCTGAAGGTATACATTTAAATTATCCAGGTTAGAGTCTGTACCCGCAAGATGATTATCGAGTGATAAAATAGTACCTGATAATTGATTACGAGCACTGGTTTTTAAAGAAAAATGTCCCATAACATCCAGTAGACTATTCATTGGAATAGCTTGATCTTGTAATGCTTCTAACACCATATCTTGCATTTGGTCAGTCAGTGCATACATTTGTAACAAACGTTCACCAAAGGCGGTTAACTTAGCCCCCCCACCTCCTTTACCGCCCTTTTCACTTTTAACTACGGATTCAGACAAACGGGTATTCATATCTTTAACCGAATCCCAAGCCGTTTTATAGCTCATACCAGCAAGCTTAGCTGCCTGACTAATCGAGCCACAGGTCTGTATCTGTTGTAGCAGTAAGATCCGTTTTGGGTTAGCAAACACTTTATCTGCAACAGAAATCGTCAATAATGCTTTTAAATCCACGATATATTATCACCTTAAAAATGAAGTACATATTGTGCGTTATCAGTAAAACAATAACAACATAGCCATAATATGGCTACAAACGAACCGAATGAACAGTGCAAAAAACACACATTGAAGTTTACTTCATCGAGTCCAGTAACAAAGATAAATACAATATAAAGGTGTGATCATAACCACAAATGCAGGGAGCAGGTCTAAATATAGGAAAAAATATTCTCTTTAATGGTAAATAACCACTCATATAAGAAAACATATTCTCCACACATAGGCGTACAGTAAAACAACAAGCGTAAGGAAATGTAAGCCAACGTATATTAACGTCAAATTATGTGTTGCTGAAGTTATTTGTCAGCATCAATGAGGAATATAGAATGAATAATCAATGGCAGCAATACAAAAACCTACTAAACACCTTTGTGAAACCTGCATTAGGTTGTACCGAACCCATCTCTGCTGCATATGCCTCCGCAGTGGCGGCAAGTATGCTACCTGCAACGCCTGAACGAATTACCATTCAAGTATCAGATAACTTATATAAAAATTCAATGGGTGTATTTGTACCCGGCACTGGTAAAATTGGTTTAGCGATTGCAGCTGCAGTAGGTGCGATTGCCGGTGACCCTGATGCTGGGTTAGAAGTCCTCGCACAAATAACACCAACCCAAGTAACACAAGCACAAGCGTTAATCGATGCGGGGAACATCATAGTTAAGCGTACCGATGCAAGCGAGTTTATATACTGCCATGTAGAGGCACAGTATCAAGATAACACTGCAGTAGTCGTAATCAGTGGCGGTCATACCCAAATAACAAAAAAAACACTCAATGGTAAAGTCGTCTTCAGTAATAACAGCTGCTCAGCCCAAAGCTCAGGTAATATCTGCGATAACCTCGATATTAGCATCCAAGGAGTTTATGATTACGCGATGGGTACTGATTTTGCTGATATCAATTTTATTCTCGAAGCTGCTACATTAAACTCGAATTTAGCTGATGAAGGCTTAAACCATGCGTATGGGCTACAAGTAGGTCGTACCATAGAACAAAATATCAAAAGCGGTTTTATGACGGCCGATC is part of the Moritella viscosa genome and encodes:
- the modE gene encoding transcriptional regulator, ModE; this encodes MDLKALLTISVADKVFANPKRILLLQQIQTCGSISQAAKLAGMSYKTAWDSVKDMNTRLSESVVKSEKGGKGGGGAKLTAFGERLLQMYALTDQMQDMVLEALQDQAIPMNSLLDVMGHFSLKTSARNQLSGTILSLDNHLAGTDSNLDNLNVYLQVELTSGLRLNACVTQSSCARLSLVVGKPILLLFKAPAVSIFLEKSAGESCNQVLSIVHEIYSNSQTTEVSLAIFDEHKSTAPQIIYASIDTLLANQLNLTIGDQCYAVFSSSQTIVACMS
- a CDS encoding UPF0597 protein; this encodes MNNQWQQYKNLLNTFVKPALGCTEPISAAYASAVAASMLPATPERITIQVSDNLYKNSMGVFVPGTGKIGLAIAAAVGAIAGDPDAGLEVLAQITPTQVTQAQALIDAGNIIVKRTDASEFIYCHVEAQYQDNTAVVVISGGHTQITKKTLNGKVVFSNNSCSAQSSGNICDNLDISIQGVYDYAMGTDFADINFILEAATLNSNLADEGLNHAYGLQVGRTIEQNIKSGFMTADLNNTIIMRTSAASDARMGGATLPAMSNYGSGNQGIAATVPVSMIAQYYHTSDEQLARALVLSHLGAIYIKQHYPALSAFCGNTVTSASAAMAMVYLAGGGYEQSCYAIQNVLSDCSGMVCDGAKSTCAMKVKTSTSSAITAFMLAMNDTQAFDQGIIAQDIETSICNIGTLVTNGMSNTDATIINIMSA